A DNA window from Jaculus jaculus isolate mJacJac1 chromosome 1, mJacJac1.mat.Y.cur, whole genome shotgun sequence contains the following coding sequences:
- the LOC101611389 gene encoding disintegrin and metalloproteinase domain-containing protein 21-like — protein MTVVETQVHVRILFLPLWLELFLVLSGWPKIGCSQYHSPPEVVIPLRIAGNSRGINAPGWISYSLHFGGQRHTIHMKLKKFSVSRDLSVFTYTDQGAVLEEQPFVQNDCFYHGYVEGEPESMVSLSNCLGSFQGMLKINGIVYEIKPKMFSDAFEHLVYKMDSEEKQSVPMTYGLTGEEIAEQLKFQDNLSSTLMQSSYTGWWLHRWFVELAIIVEHERFLFRNSNISIVEMDVVITVSLVDEHYNSIDVDIVLIAIEVWNTRNPIQSFDARGLMSEFCIWKELSFDSRVPHDTSVIIVKQNWCLPNLSISYYAGICRLLSNCGLVCHVDDGVAQIVALTTHELGHSLGMKDDEPECICKEKLCIMDRNIVFSESFTNCSYASFIETIFKRSCLYNVPNSKRIITKKRCGNGVIEDEEECDCGSIKLCEKNTCCLPNCTLVHGSTCASGLCCEKCQFLPSGTLCRDSINQCDLPEWCDGTSSECPEDVYVEDGLHCLGEGLCFQKRCNNRDLQCRDIFGEGAKSANLTCYQQMNTRGDRFGHCGLENIRYVRCKNADVLCGRVQCENVTQIPRLQNHTTVLSTPISSFNCWSTDYHFGMMNVYDIGEVKDGTECGQDLMCLQKKCVTMPKWQDSCLPNFCNKRGICNNKHHCHCNKDWAPPNCLEEGNGGSVDSGPAPDKHVAYWIYGLLLFGIAVLLLSSCFLIGRLRRNNQMPKQKQEDMQTLPVIQNENVQTSPTKKEKIVERSPVQDVTNVGKPPQLQDKKAETLSVKKSRKPKTDKKVGQSLKKGGVPKSQN, from the coding sequence ATGACAGTGGTGGAAACCCAGGTACATGTGAGAATTCTTTTCCTGCCTCTTTGGCTGGAATTGTTTCTGGTTCTTTCTGGATGGCCAAAGATTGGGTGCTCTCAATATCACAGCCCCCCAGAAGTGGTGATACCCTTGAGGATTGCTGGCAATAGTAGGGGCATAAATGCTCCCGGGTGGATCTCCTACAGCCTGCACTTTGGAGGCCAGAGACATACTATCCACATGAAGTTGAAGAAGTTTTCAGTATCCAGAGACCTCTCTGTGTTCACCTATACTGACCAAGGTGCTGTCCTAGAGGAACAGCCTTTTGTCCAGAATGACTGCTTCTACCATGGTTACGTGGAAGGGGAACCGGAATCCATGGTTTCTCTTAGCAATTGTTTGGGGAGCTTTCAAGGAATGCTGAAGATAAATGGAATTGTCTATGAAATCAAGCCGAAAATGTTTTCTGATGCATTTGAACATCTAGTATATAAGATGGACAGTGAGGAAAAACAGTCTGTACCCATGACATATGGATTAACAGGAGAAGAAATAGCAGAGCAACTGAAGTTTCAAGATAATCTCAGTTCCACTCTGATGCAAAGTTCTTACACAGGATGGTGGCTCCATCGATGGTTTGTTGAACTGGCTATCATAGTAGAGCATGAAAGATTCCTTTTTCGGAACAGTAATATATCAATTGTGGAGATGGATGTAGTCATAACTGTCAGCTTAGTAGATGAACATTATAACTCAATTGATGTTGATATAGTTCTCATTGCAATTGAAGTCTGGAACACAAGAAACCCCATTCAATCATTTGATGCACGTGGTTTGATGTCTGAATTTTGTATATGGAAGGAATTGAGCTTTGATTCTCGTGTACCCCATGATACTTCAGTTATTATTGTGAAACAAAATTGGTGTCTGCCAAATTTAAGTATATCGTATTATGCAGGAATATGTCGTTTACTTAGTAACTGTGGATTAGTGTGTCATGTTGATGATGGAGTGGCTCAAATTGTGGCACTTACGACACATGAGCTTGGTCACTCTTTGGGGATGAAAGATGATGAACCAGAGTGTATATGTAAGGAAAAATTATGCATAATGGATAGAAATATAGTATTTTCAGAGTCATTCACCAACTGTAGTTATGCTTCCTTTATAGAAACTATATTCAAGAGGAGTTGTTTGTATAATGTACCAAATTCAAAGCGAATTATCACAAAGAAGCGATGTGGGAATGGTGTGATTGAAGATGAAGAAGAGTGTGACTGTGGCTCTATAAAATTGTGTGAAAAAAATACTTGTTGTTTACCAAACTGTACTTTGGTACATGGATCAACTTGTGCTTCTGGGCTTTGTTGTGAAAAATGCCAGTTTCTGCCATCAGGCACATTATGCAGAGACTCAATCAATCAATGTGATCTGCCAGAGTGGTGTGATGGAACTTCAAGTGAGTGTCCAGAAGATGTGTATGTGGAAGATGGGCTCCATTGCCTGGGTGAGGGCTTATGCTTCCAAAAGAGATGCAATAATCGTGATTTACAGTGCAGGGATATTTTTGGTGAAGGAGCAAAGAGTGCAAATCTGACTTGCTACCAACAAATGAACACTAGGGGTGACCGTTTTGGTCACTGTGGTTTGGAAAATATTAGGTATGTCAGATGTAAAAATGCAGATGTTCTGTGTGGGAGAGTTCAGTGTGAAAATGTGACACAAATTCCCCGTTTACAAAATCATACGACTGTACTATCAACCCCTATCAGTAGTTTCAACTGCTGGAGTACAGACTACCATTTTGGAATGATGAATGTGTATGACATTGGGGAAGTAAAAGATGGAACAGAGTGTGGTCAAGACCTTATGTGTCTACAGAAGAAGTGTGTCACTATGCCAAAGTGGCAAGATTCTTGTTTGCCTAACTTTTGCAATAAGAGAGGGATCTGCAACAACAAACATCATTGCCACTGCAACAAGGATTGGGCCCCACCCAATTGTCTGGAGGAAGGCAATGGTGGTAGTGTTGATAGTGGTCCTGCCCCTGACAAACATGTAGCATACTGGATTTACGGGCTTCTCCTTTTTGGGATTGCTGTTTTGCTTTTGTCTTCCTGCTTTTTAATTGGGCGTTTGAGAAGAAACAATCAAATGCCTAAGCAAAAGCAGGAAGACATGCAAACTTTACCTGTGATACAGAATGAAAATGTTCAAACTTCACCTACCAAGAAGGAAAAAATTGTTGAGAGGTCACCTGTACAAGATGTAACAAATGTTGGAAAGCCACCTCAGCTCCAAGACAAAAAAGCTGAAACTTTATCTGTAAAGAAGAGCAGAAAGCCAAAAACTGACAAAAAAGTGGGCCAATCATTGAAAAAAGGTGGCGTACCAAAGAGCCAAAATTAA